From a region of the Tachysurus fulvidraco isolate hzauxx_2018 chromosome 5, HZAU_PFXX_2.0, whole genome shotgun sequence genome:
- the atad5b gene encoding ATPase family AAA domain-containing protein 5b — MNRLRRANRIKQSDLVWSEYEVIRPESSHKPTMKDTTPGARRSPPKRGLLLHTKTSLGQKQPEMNSESAALCHQQLLILKDGAGSLRKTGAQAGSDQCGHEGSKRVKNTSPCSYSKSTPPSQSLRPKSPRSSEFFTDVHSREEFLKQVHAQNPRFPVQRLYKTLLKRLGESKSPPVVTATGKRKHEEEPDGDERLHKRSRSIRDDSVTVNVSEGHVTSGHRAISRNRLRRKKARSQDAAVDEGRVRPDDGVGHEDGVGHDEDVPWTEKFRPRSSDEVVGNEAAVRKLYSWLKEWRVRADVEERRKRREERRMKAESDGSWDCGDFEGDPRMEECEGELCNTLLIHGPTGAGKSAAVFACAEQLGFNVLEVNSSSMRSGRLVLSQLRESTQSHQVGAPQSSASLSHTPAAASQKEAPQKSVSSYRNPALSSGAAARKKRQKFVTLTPYFTEAGTHVNKHSKRPQDTRAAGDVPLYGSRGTEGRRAPISLILFEEVDVVFEEDVGFLTAVKSLMCTTKRPIVMTTNDPSFGESLDGRFVEVRFKTPATESVVSYLQCVCVVQSVKPDPKHIRSVLQENKGDVRKSVLELEMWARSGAGNTHHHLHNRALACRSYAELEISGSVDMLVDSWRKGRSLFYSNLDLLLAPPTAEQADQNAVCTRFQKEINKVSSPSDSVKRLKTKPSNPALRLDRMKQTNQSAAEDEAVSTVAALGRFFDTMSFTDSYVRWQPCCKPGPVGATTADGLLDEPREDDEVDMKTSGLERCYEILAAVEGLGFCRCRTEAFPIARVDQDVTSGDERRNTRFTLSSDVIHRVLRSKAFRCHSNHTAVLTEYLPCLSFICREQQHKPRFSHYIRQIGLQLPKSLLDLLASPLR, encoded by the exons ATGAACAGACTGAGAAGAGCAAACAGGATCAAACAGTCTGATCTGGTGTGGAGTGAGTATGAAGTGATCAGACCTGAAAGTTCACACAAACCCACCATGAAGGACACGACACCTGGTGCACGCCGTTCTCCTCCAAAGCGAGGTCTCCTCCTCCACACAAAGACATCTCTAGGTCAAAAACAACCCGAAATGAATTCAGAGTCCGCCGCTTTGTGTCATCAGCAGTTATTAATCCTCAAAGATGGAGCTGGAAGTCTGAGAAAGACTGGAGCACAAGCTGGAAGTGACCAGTGTGGACATGAAGGGAGCAAGAGAGTAAAGAACACCTCACCTTGTTCTTATTCCAAATCTACACCACCATCACAGAGCCTCCGACCGAAG AGTCCCAGATCATCAGAGTTTTTTACAGATGTCCACTCCAGAGAAGAGTTCCTGAAGCAGGTCCACGCTCAGAACCCACGCTTCCCGGTCCAACGCTTGTACAAGACACTGCTAAAGAGACTCG GTGAAAGTAAAAGCCCCCCGGTCGTCACAGCAACCGGAAAGAGGAAACACGAAGAGGAACCTGACGGCGACGAACGTCTCCATAAACGCAGCCGATCGATTCGGGACGACTCTGTGACCGTAAACGTGTCAGAAGGTCACGTGACCTCAGGACACAGAGCCATCAGCAGGAACAGACTGAGGAGAAAAAAGGCACGCAGCCAGGACGCAGCCGTAGACGAGGGCCGTGTGAGACCTGACGACGGTGTGGGACATGAAGACGGTGTAGGACACGACGAGGACGTGCCCTGGACGGAGAAGTTTCGTCCTCGGAGCTCTGATGAGGTGGTCGGGAACGAGGCCGCAGTAAGGAAACTGTACAG CTGGCTGAAGGAGTGGAGGGTAAGAGCGGAtgtggaggagaggaggaaaagaCGAGAGGAGCGTCGGATGAAGGCGGAGAGTgatg GGTCGTGGGACTGCGGGGATTTTGAAGGTGACCCGCGGATGGAGGAGTGTGAGGGTGAGCTGTGTAACACCCTGCTGATCCACGGACCTACAGGAGCAGGAAAGAGTGCAGCCGTGTTCGCCTGTGCAGAGCAACTGggctttaat gtgttgGAGGTGAACAGCTCGTCCATGCGCTCCGGTCGTCTCGTCTTGTCTCAGCTCAGAGAGTCGACTCAGTCTCACCAGGTGGGGGCGCCACAGAGCTCcgcttctctctcacacacacctgctgcagCGTCCC aAAAAGAAGCTCCACAGAAATCCGTCTCTTCGTACAGAAACCCGGCGCTGAGCTCCGGAGCTGCTGCCAGAAAGAAACGACAGAAATTTGTCACACTTACACCTTACTTTACTGAGGCTGGAACACATGTGAACAAACACTCTAAACGTCCTCAAGAcacaagag CTGCTGGTGATGTCCCACTTTACGGGTCACGGGGCACAGAGGGCAGGAGGGCACCGATATCACTCATACTGTTCGAGGAG GTGGACGTCGTCTTCGAGGAGGACGTGGGGTTTCTCACAGCCGTGAAGTCTTTAATGTGCACCACCAAGAGACCCATCGTCATGACTACCAACG ATCCGTCGTTCGGTGAATCGTTAGATGGTCGTTTCGTGGAGGTTCGGTTCAAAACACCTGCAACG gagaGCGTCGTGAGCTacctacagtgtgtgtgtgtggtacagagCGTGAAGCCGGACCCCAAACACATCCGCTCCGTGCTTCAGGAAAATAAAGGGGACGTGAGGAAGAGTGTGTTAGAGCTGGAAATGTGGGCGAGAAGTGGAGCTggaaacacacaccaccatctaCACAACAGAGCACTCGCT TGTAGGTCTTACGCTGAGTTGGAAATCAGTGGCAGTGTGGACATGCTGGTGGACAGCTGGAGAAAAGGGCGGAGCCTGTTCTACTCCAACCTGGACCTTCTTTTAGCCCCGCCCACTGCTGAACAAGCAGATCAGAACGCAGTTTGCACGAGGTTTCAGAAGGAGATAAATAAAGTCTCGTCTCCGTCCGACTCTGTTAAACGTCTGAAAACAAAGCCCTCGAATCCTGCACTCCGATTGGACAGAATGAAACAGACGAACCAATCAGCCGCTGAGGATGAAGCGGTTTCTACAGTAGCCGCTCTGGGACGATTTTTCGACACCATGTCGTTCACCGACTCGTATGTTCGCTGGCAGCCGTGTTGTAAACCCGGACCTGTGGGAGCCACAACAGCCGACGGTTTACTGGACGAGCCGAGAGAAGACGACGAGGTGGACATGAAGACGTCCGGTTTGGAGAGATGTTACGAGATCCTGGCGGCGGTGGAGGGTTTGGGGTTCTGCAGGTGCAGGACGGAGGCGTTTCCCATCGCACGAGTAGATCAGGACGTGACGAGCGGAGACGAGAGACGGAACACACGCTTTACTTTATCCAG CGACGTGATACACAGAGTGCTGCGCAGTAAAGCGTTCAGGTGTCACAGCAATCACACCGCCGTGCTGACGGAGTATCTGCCCTGTCTGAGCTTCATCTGTAGAGAGCAGCAGCACAAACCCAG aTTTTCACACTACATCAGACAGATCGGACTGCAGCTCCCTAAAAGCCTCCTAGACCTGTTAGCATCGCCGCTACGCTAA
- the tefm gene encoding transcription elongation factor, mitochondrial: MWVTRRLLTSAVLTGHFGLLNRRLNPPPDFWPRFLQCTYCWRTRIPATDLNVLHPDLSDPRCRHRDDVSDATLDSLYTSDQRDAILQLLNTGSESELAAVKMLRGRKSANIIEYRIRNGPFRDLESVVNVPLLKHKSAVVAFNSILCPREKKEKRKGRIHLAKFIRPEVDKALLEDATSIVSIVCGTNRIAWTHMDRAMTVLEWQQEECPSFMKGTYMASGYLEDICGVVSKLPVADFYVVEKPSVSVQNTALFPVMVHLRTVEAMLFALLSARRDAAAPPNVLNMMRTAVGRHFGLIIGESRTSGAEVVRKMMSESAMKKIPRVIFPNELLVRYSGAFHFSSRNKGQEMCDALLQAVAFYELLTASQ, from the exons ATGTGGGTCACCAGGCGACTTCTGACTTCCGCCGTCCTCACAG GACACTTTGGGCTGCTGAATCGCCGCCTGAACCCACCGCCTGATTTCTGGCCACGCTTCCTGCAGTGCACCTACTGCTGGAGGACTCGGATCCCCGCCACAGACCTGAACGTTCTGCATCCTGATCTTTCAGACCCTCGGTGCAGACACCGTGATGACGTGAGCGATGCCACACTGGACTCTCTGTACACGTCGGATCAGAGAGACGCCATCCTGCAGCTCCTCAATACAGGCTCGGAGTCTGAGCTCGCCGCCGTCAAGATGCTCCGGGGACGAAAATCGGCCAACATCATCGAGTACCGGATCAGGAACGGACCCTTTAGGGACCTGGAGAGCGTCGTGAACGTGCCACTGTTAAAGCACAAGAGCGCCGTCGTGGCGTTTAACTCCATCCTCTGTCCtagagagaagaaggagaagaggaagGGGAGGATTCATCTCGCCAAGTTCATCAGGCCTGAAGTGGACAAGGCGCTGTTAGAG GACGCCACGTCCATCGTGTCCATCGTGTGTGGGACGAACCGTATAGCGTGGACGCACATGGACCGGGCAATGACGGTGTTGGAGTGGCAGCAGGAGGAATGTCCCAGCTTCATGAAGGGCACCTACATGGCATCGGGTTATCTGGAAGAT atttgtgGCGTGGTGTCGAAGCTGCCTGTGGCGGATTTCTACGTGGTGGAGAAGCCGAGCGTGTCGGTGCAGAACACGGCGCTGTTCCCCGTCATGGTTCACCTGCGTACGGTGGAGGCCATGCTGTTCGCTCTGCTCAGCGCCAGGAGAGATGCCGCCGCGCCGCCTAACGTCCTCAACATGATGCGCACGGCCGTCGGGCGACACTTTGGATTGATCATCGGCGAGAGTCGTACAAGTGGCGCCGAGGTCGTGAGGAAGATGATGTCAGAATCGGCGATGAAGAAGATACCACGTGTGATCTTCCCAAACGAGCTGCTGGTGCGATACAGTGGAGCGTTTCACTTCAGCAGCAGGAACAAAGGACAGGAGATGTGTGACGCTCTGCTGCAGGCCGTCGCCTTCTACGAACTGCTCACAGCctcacagtga
- the LOC113656877 gene encoding E3 ubiquitin-protein ligase RNF135 isoform X2, whose amino-acid sequence MMMMMMMMMTSYEDVVRFIANQLKCPICFDLFSEPVTLACGHSYCLRCIKDHLKRNVRRECPQCRAECPPDCKLHKNVTISAIVDLQQAGGQEMWDRVLTGSDEQGGSCLMSGRTYESSSSSPSSSSVEGSCSSLDREGGRQSAEDSWSPPSVPRDDKGSTNSESVKQENRVSVSKDSDSIRGFSDNGTSAAAALSAEFVSLSFLPQKGHRRLVFIPQSQRIEVRSSLNLRTHLTRFDVSQWMAEQEFTTGRFYWDIETSACSGWAAGVAYTHLGRDERLGRSKSSWCIEWSSGRFSAWHDGSETLLKQTHPSRLRVMLDMDAGLLSFWTGEAELYNVQVEFRHSVSPVFWLFGTKSGNALSFPKP is encoded by the exons atgatgatgatgatgatgatgatgatgacgtcGTATGAAGACGTAGTAAGGTTTATAGCTAATCAGCTGAAATGTCCGATTTGTTTTGACCTGTTCAGTGAGCCGGTGACTTTAGCGTGCGGACACAGTTACTGTCTCCGGTGTATTAAAGACCATTTAAAGCGGAATGTGAGGAGAGAATGTCCTCAGTGTCGAGCTGAGTGTCCACCTGACTGTAAACTACACAAAAATGTCACCATCAGTGCTATTGTGGACTTACAGCAGGCGGGGGGACAGGAAATGTGGGACAGGGTCCTGACCGGAAGTGACGAACAG GGTGGGAGCTGTTTGATGAGTGGCAGGACTTATGAGTCATCATCTTcgtcaccatcatcatcttcagtGGAGGGGTCGTGTTCCTCATTGGACCGTGAAGGAGGACGTCAGAGTGCTGAGGACAGCTGGAGTCCTCCATCAGTCCCCCGTGATGATAAG GGTTCTACAAACTCAGAGTCTGTAAAACAGGAGaacagagtgagtgtgtcaAAAGATTCAGACTCTATCAGGGGGTTCTCTGATAATGGAACATCTGCAGCTGCAG CTCTTAGTGCTGAGTTCGTCTCGCTGTCCTTTCTGCCCCAGAAGGGTCACAGGCGTTTGGTTTTCATCCCTCAGAGTCAGAGGATTGAGGTGAGGTCGTCCCTGAATCTGAGGACACATTTAACCCGCTTTGATGTGAGTCAGTGGATGGCGGAGCAGGAGTTCACCACGGGGAGATTCTACTGGGATATAGAAACGAGCGCGTGCAGTGGCTGGGCGGCCGGAGTGGCGTACACCCACCTGGGAAGAGACGAGAGGCTCGGGAGGAGTAAATCCTCCTGGTGTATCGAGTGGAGCAGCGGCAGGTTCAGTGCCTGGCACGACGGCTCAGAGACGCTACTGAAACAGACACATCCGAGCAGACTCCGAGTCATGCTGGACATGGACGCCGGACTCCTGTCCTTCTGGACTGGAGAAGCTGAGCTGTATAACGTTCAGGTGGAGTTTAGACACTCGGTTAGTCCTGTGTTCTGGCTGTTTGGAACAAAGTCTGGAAACGCCCTGTCCTTCCCCAAACCCTGA
- the LOC113656877 gene encoding E3 ubiquitin-protein ligase RNF135 isoform X1: MMMMMMMMMTSYEDVVRFIANQLKCPICFDLFSEPVTLACGHSYCLRCIKDHLKRNVRRECPQCRAECPPDCKLHKNVTISAIVDLQQAGGQEMWDRVLTGSDEQGGSCLMSGRTYESSSSSPSSSSVEGSCSSLDREGGRQSAEDSWSPPSVPRDDKGSTNSESVKQENRVSVSKDSDSIRGFSDNGTSAAAAPVSPLTALSAEFVSLSFLPQKGHRRLVFIPQSQRIEVRSSLNLRTHLTRFDVSQWMAEQEFTTGRFYWDIETSACSGWAAGVAYTHLGRDERLGRSKSSWCIEWSSGRFSAWHDGSETLLKQTHPSRLRVMLDMDAGLLSFWTGEAELYNVQVEFRHSVSPVFWLFGTKSGNALSFPKP, translated from the exons atgatgatgatgatgatgatgatgatgacgtcGTATGAAGACGTAGTAAGGTTTATAGCTAATCAGCTGAAATGTCCGATTTGTTTTGACCTGTTCAGTGAGCCGGTGACTTTAGCGTGCGGACACAGTTACTGTCTCCGGTGTATTAAAGACCATTTAAAGCGGAATGTGAGGAGAGAATGTCCTCAGTGTCGAGCTGAGTGTCCACCTGACTGTAAACTACACAAAAATGTCACCATCAGTGCTATTGTGGACTTACAGCAGGCGGGGGGACAGGAAATGTGGGACAGGGTCCTGACCGGAAGTGACGAACAG GGTGGGAGCTGTTTGATGAGTGGCAGGACTTATGAGTCATCATCTTcgtcaccatcatcatcttcagtGGAGGGGTCGTGTTCCTCATTGGACCGTGAAGGAGGACGTCAGAGTGCTGAGGACAGCTGGAGTCCTCCATCAGTCCCCCGTGATGATAAG GGTTCTACAAACTCAGAGTCTGTAAAACAGGAGaacagagtgagtgtgtcaAAAGATTCAGACTCTATCAGGGGGTTCTCTGATAATGGAACATCTGCAGCTGCAG CTCCCGTTTCTCCCCTCACAGCTCTTAGTGCTGAGTTCGTCTCGCTGTCCTTTCTGCCCCAGAAGGGTCACAGGCGTTTGGTTTTCATCCCTCAGAGTCAGAGGATTGAGGTGAGGTCGTCCCTGAATCTGAGGACACATTTAACCCGCTTTGATGTGAGTCAGTGGATGGCGGAGCAGGAGTTCACCACGGGGAGATTCTACTGGGATATAGAAACGAGCGCGTGCAGTGGCTGGGCGGCCGGAGTGGCGTACACCCACCTGGGAAGAGACGAGAGGCTCGGGAGGAGTAAATCCTCCTGGTGTATCGAGTGGAGCAGCGGCAGGTTCAGTGCCTGGCACGACGGCTCAGAGACGCTACTGAAACAGACACATCCGAGCAGACTCCGAGTCATGCTGGACATGGACGCCGGACTCCTGTCCTTCTGGACTGGAGAAGCTGAGCTGTATAACGTTCAGGTGGAGTTTAGACACTCGGTTAGTCCTGTGTTCTGGCTGTTTGGAACAAAGTCTGGAAACGCCCTGTCCTTCCCCAAACCCTGA
- the rhot1b gene encoding mitochondrial Rho GTPase 1b: MRKDVRMLLVGESKVGKTSLIMSLVSEEFPDVVPYRVEEITIPADVTPERVPTHIVDYSEAEQTDEQLYQEISKANVICIVYAVNNRKSLEKVMSHWIPLINERTDKDSRVPLILVGNKSDLVEQSSMETVLHIMNKYTEIETCVECSAKKLKNISELFYYAQKAVLHPTGPLYCPESRQMKLACVQALTRVFKISDLDNNGILTDDELNFFQRVCFSSPLAPQALEDVKNVVKKNTADGVSEDGLTLQGFLFLHTLFIQRGRHETTWTVLRRFGYDDDLELHQDYLFPLLRIPVDCSTELSHNASLFLQSIFDKHDKDRDGALNPSELKDMFDVFPYMPWGPDVNNTVCTDEHGWITYQGFISQWTLTTYLDVQRCLEYLGYLGYPIIAEQESQVTAITVTRNKSVDLQQKQTQRCVFLCNVFGSKGSGKSSFLQGFIGRNLNHQKTIRDEDKSHYAINTVHVYGQEKYLLLREICSESDFLCESDLCCDVVCLIYDISDSDSFDYCVRVFKHCFLDSKMPCLMVAMKSDLQEEKQQHGVTPLEFCRTHMIPPPQVYSVNTEATPSRDVFIKLATMATYPHLRLRCMCTCNRCTFCLCQNFLNSELLHAVKAKLYTLVFSRVVPSVDLQGSWLMLKLSCGAALLALLGFRVYRALNKCR; the protein is encoded by the exons ATGAGGAAGGACGTGCGGATGTTACTGGTCGGAGAGT ctAAAGTGGGGAAGACGTCTCTGATCATGTCTCTGGTCAGTGAGGAGTTTCCTGATGTG GTTCCCTACAGAGTGGAGGAGATCACCATTCCTGCTGACGTCACACCGGAGAGAGTCCCGACTCACATCGTGGACTACTCAG AAGCTGAACAGACAGATGAGCAGCTGTATCAGGAGATCTCTAAG GCCAATGTCATATGCATCGTGTACGCCGTCAATAACAGGAAGTCGCTTGAGAAA GTGATGAGTCACTGGATCCCTCTGATCAACGAGAGGACAGATAAAGATAGCAG ggtTCCTCTGATCTTGGTTGGGAATAAGTCTGATCTGGTGGAGCAAAGCAGCATGGAGACTGTCCTGCACATCATGAACAAATACACTGAGATCGAGACCTGTGTCGag tgttcagcaaAGAAACTGAAGAACATCTCGGAGCTGTTTTATTACGCTCAGAAGGCAGTGCTTCACCCCACAGGACCTCTGTACTGCCCCGAGAGCAGACAG atgaAGCTGGCGTGTGTACAAGCTCTCACTCGTGTCTTTAAGATCTCGGACTTGGACAATAACGGAATCCTCACTGACGACGAGCTCAACTTCTTCCAG AGAGTGTGTTTCAGCTCGCCGCTCGCTCCTCAGGCTCTGGAGGACGTGAAGAACGTGGTGAAGAAGAACACGGCTGATGGAGTGAGTGAGGACGGGCTGACACTGCAGG GATTCCTTTTCCTCCACACACTCTTTATACAGAGGGGGCGTCACGAGACCACGTGGACGGTGCTTCGGCGTTTTGGTTATGACGATGATCTGGAACTACATCAGGACTACCTTTTCCCTct gttACGAATCCCGGTGGACTGCAGCACCGAGCTCAGCCACAACGCTTCACTGTTCTTGCAGAGCATCTTCGATAAACATGACAAG GACAGAGACGGTGCTCTGAACCCCAGCGAGCTGAAGGACATGTTTGATGTTTTTCCCTACATGCCGTGGGGTCCGGACGTGAATAACACCGTGTGCACCGATGAGCACGGCTGGATCACGTACCAGGGCTTCATCTCTCAGTGGAC GTTAACCACGTATCTGGACGTCCAGCGGTGCCTGGAATACCTCGGTTACCTTGGTTACCCTATCATAGCAGAGCAGGAGTCGCAGGTCACTGCCATCACGG TGACCCGTAATAAGTCTGTGGACCTGCAGCAGAAACAGACACAGcgctgtgtgtttctctgtaatGTCTTTGGCAGCAAAGGTAGTGGAAAGAGCAGCTTCCTGCAGGGCTTCATCGGTCGCAATCtcaat CATCAGAAGACGATCAGAGACGAAGACAAATCGCACTACGCCATTAACACAGTTCATGTTTACGGTCAGGAGAAATACCTGCTG CTGCGTGAAATCTGCTCGGAGTCTGACTTCCTGTGCGAGTCTGATCTCTGCTGTGATGTGGTGTGTCTGATCTATGACATCAGTGACTCGGACTCGTTCGACTATTGCGTTCGAGTGTTTAAG cactgTTTCCTGGACAGTAAGATGCCGTGTCTGATGGTGGCGATGAAGTCGGACCTTCAGGAGGAGAAACAGCAACATGGCGTCACACCTCTGGAGTTCTGCAGAACGCACATGATTCCTCCTCCACAAGTGTACAGTgttaacacagaggccacgcccagCCGAGATGTCTTCATCAAACTTGCGACCATGGCAACATACCc tcacCTACGTCTGCGCTGCATGTGTACCTGTAACAGGTGCACCTTCTGCCTCTGTCAGAACTTCCTGAACTCGGAGCTCCTCCACGCTGTAAAAGctaaactctacacactcgTCTTCAGCAg ggTTGTTCCCTCAGTGGATCTTCAAGGTTCGTGGTTGATGTTGAAGCTCAGTTGTGGAGCTGCACTGTTGGCTCTGCTGGGCTTCAGAGTTTACAGAGCACTGAATAAATGccggtga
- the LOC113656882 gene encoding uncharacterized protein LOC113656882, with translation MEKWLQRQRLSVFFFITFFFPACGDVLYLNTTNASSIQFSCVFDLYEEHKPFAFTLRREWIQAQDVLYHNFATDADVKDSTFVGRIGDRLVNKAVDVNITDLQGFDTDRYICVFHYQTTAGFHNQSGRDKIVLYVKDVSLGDMIYLHKTNGSSIQFSCVFDPYEKQAPFAFTLRREWIQAQDVLYHNFTTDADVKDSTFVGRIGDRLGDNTVDVSITDLQGFDTDLYVCVFHYQTTAGFHIQSVRHKIVLYVKDVFPCTSYTPLLFALSAGVGLLFFIVIISVVHLMKPCSRGQMKPQNPVPIYEEMNGVREKPSSRLQEDDVSSLYCKPRKENPYIN, from the exons atggAGAAGTGGCTACAGCGTCAGCGACTTTccgtcttcttcttcatcacctTTTTCTTCCCAG CGTGCGGCGATGTGCTCTATCTCAACACGACTAACGCCTCCTCCATCCAGTTCTCCTGTGTGTTTGATCTATATGAAGAACATAAACcctttgccttcactctgagacGGGAATGGATTCAAGCTCAAGATGTGCTTTATCACAACTTCGCCACTGATGCTGACGTTAAAGACTCCACGTTTGTGGGTCGCATCGGCGATCGTCTGGTCAACAAAGCAGTCGATGTGAACATCACAGATCTGCAGGGCTTCGACACCGACCGGTACATCTGTGTGTTCCACTACCAGACAACTGCAGGCTTTCACAACCAATCAGGGAGGGACAAGATCGTCCTGTACGTCAAAGATGTCT CGTTGGGTGATATGATTTATCTCCACAAAACTAACGGCTCCTCCATCCAGTTCTCCTGTGTGTTTGATCCATATGAAAAACAAGCACcctttgccttcactctgagacGGGAATGGATTCAAGCTCAAGATGTGCTTTATCACAACTTCACCACTGATGCTGACGTTAAAGACTCCACGTTTGTGGGTCGCATCGGCGATCGTCTGGGCGATAATACAGTCGATGTGAGCATCACAGATCTGCAGGGCTTCGACACCGACCTGTACGTCTGTGTGTTCCACTACCAGACAACTGCAGGCTTTCACATCCAATCAGTGAGGCACAAGATCGTCCTGTACGTCAAAGATGTCT ttcCGTGTACCTCCTACACACCACTGCTGTTCGCTCTGTCTGCAGGAGTAGGACTGCTCttcttcatcgtcatcatcagtGTAGTGCACTTG ATGAAGCCCTGTAGCAGAGGGCAGATGAAGCCTCAGAACCCAGTCCCCATCTATGAGGAGATGAACGGCGTGAGAGAGAAACCGAGCTCTAGGCTGCAGGAGGACGACGTGTCGTCTCTCTACTGTAAGCCAAGAAAAGAGAATCCCTACATCAACTGA